One Gemmatimonadota bacterium genomic window, CGCGGCGATCGACTTCAAACTCGTCCTGCCGGAGGTGATCACCTCCGTGGTGGAAGAGGCTCGGCAGGGCGCTGTGGGCCCAGGGTCAGCCGCGCCCTGACGTTTCCGCGGAAACGTCATTCGCTTGGCCGCTTCGCCCACGTCGCGTCGCGCCCCCTCCGAAGGAGCTGGATCTCCCCATCATCCCTCAGCGACCGAAGAGCGCGCTGAATCGTCGGGCGGCTGACGCCGGGGCAGGCGCGCGCGACCTCCGCGTAGCTGAAGGTCTCGGGGAGCCTATGGATGGCCGCCATCACCATCTGCCGCTTGGCGCCTCGCCTGGACGTGATCGCGCCGACGCGCTCGTCCAGGACACGATACGCTGTCAGCACCGCCACGCCGAGGAAGTATTCCCACCAGGGTAGCAAAGAGTGCTTCCCTTCGTGCCAATCCTGGGAGGAGGCGAACAACGCCTCGTAGTATCCGTCGCGAGTGTCTTCGACCACTCGCTCCAGGCTGATGTAGCGCCCGACGCCGTACCCGGCCCGGTAGAGAAGTAGGAGCGTGAGAAGCCGCGCCATGCGGCCGTTGCCGTCCAGGAACGGATGGATGGAGAGGAAGTCGAGCACGTACGCACCGATCAGCAGAAGCGGCTCGATCGCACCGGACTCCCATTCGACGTGAAACCGCTCGTGAAGGGTCTCCATCGCGGCCGCCGTACGGTGCGGCGGGACGGGATCGAACCGGACCCGCACCGTGCCGTCAGGGAGCGTCTCGGTGATCTGGTTTGGGGCCGTCTTCCAGTGTCCTCCACGACCGGGCACGAACCGGTATAGGTCTCGGTGGAGCTGCAGAACCAGTCCAGGAGTGAACTCCATGTGCGCCCAGTTCGCGTGTATCGTGGCGAGCACGTCCCGGTAGCCGGCTATCTCCTGTTCGGATCGGTTGCGCGGGCGGTCCCCGCGGACGACCAAGTCCTCGATCCGCTCGTGCGGCGCGCTCACCCCCTCGATCCGATTGGAGGACTCGGTGCTGGCGATGAGCGCCGCCTCCCGCAGCGTCTCCAGCACTTCCGGCGCCCGGGTCTCGTGGAGCTGCTCCCTGCCGCGATGCTCGCCGATGGCGCGAACAGCGCTGAGGAGAGAGGGAGAGATGGGGTGCGACTCGAGAAAACCGGGCCTGAAGGAGTTCAAGGATGTGATGGCATTAATGTGATCACGAATTTGTTCATACGATCATATTAATTGCATCGCTTCGAGATGGCCAGTCGGCCCGATCCGCCGACCGTCATGGGCTGACTTCGAACGCGGCTCGATCCGCATCGAGGAACTCCGTCAGGAAGTCGGCCAGCTGATCCGGTCCGGCGTCGAGCGGCACGCGCACCAGGTGCGCCGGAACGCCGTCGAAGCCGCGCCTCAGGACGGCGCGAGTGTCCTCCATGAATCGCTCGATGCCGGGCAGGACCGGGGTCCAGCCGCCGCTGTGCATCGCGGCCACCAGATCCGCCATCGGCTGAGTCTCCCTGAGCAGCGTGGCCGCGGCGCGCCGGACCAGGCCCTCCGTGTCCAGCGGCGAGCACGTGACCTGCGCGACGTCGGCCCGCTCCATGAACAGCGCTTCGGACAGTCGTCCCTGCTTTGCCACCCTGTCGGGGCCGAGGAGCTGCTCGGCCGATACGCGGCGGCGAACGCGGTCGGGGCCCAGCATCCGGGCGCGGAGCCGCCAGTTGGCGCGATCGACGGGCGAGCGTCCGCGCATGAGGGCACCGCAGAGTTCCGGCTGGCCCTCGACGTTGTACGCGTACACTTGGAGCCGCTTGGGCGTACGCCACAGGACGCCTTCGTCATCGACCAGGGCGAGGTCGTCGCTCAGGAACCGCCAGCCGCT contains:
- a CDS encoding Fic family protein, whose protein sequence is MNSFRPGFLESHPISPSLLSAVRAIGEHRGREQLHETRAPEVLETLREAALIASTESSNRIEGVSAPHERIEDLVVRGDRPRNRSEQEIAGYRDVLATIHANWAHMEFTPGLVLQLHRDLYRFVPGRGGHWKTAPNQITETLPDGTVRVRFDPVPPHRTAAAMETLHERFHVEWESGAIEPLLLIGAYVLDFLSIHPFLDGNGRMARLLTLLLLYRAGYGVGRYISLERVVEDTRDGYYEALFASSQDWHEGKHSLLPWWEYFLGVAVLTAYRVLDERVGAITSRRGAKRQMVMAAIHRLPETFSYAEVARACPGVSRPTIQRALRSLRDDGEIQLLRRGRDATWAKRPSE